A section of the Pseudanabaena mucicola str. Chao 1806 genome encodes:
- a CDS encoding Uma2 family endonuclease: MVNTLPQQTTSEIVEIESDAWIPPMPPTDLIFDDGEPLETNQHRVAMNVLIRSYQQYRGADTDFYVGGNMFIYYSTTQVKNRDFRGPDFFVALDVEGQRDRLGWVVWEEEGRYPDIIIELMSPSTANVDLGLKKQLYDRVFKTQDYFVYNPFDPNSLQGWHRNSTYEAIAPDERGWLWCESLGLWLGTWQGTIDRETLTWLRFYDQSGALVLLPEEAAQQRAETEAQRAEAEAQRAEAEAQRAEIEAQRAETERLRAERLAARLRELGEDPDSL, encoded by the coding sequence ATGGTAAACACTCTTCCCCAACAGACGACTAGCGAAATTGTAGAAATAGAATCGGACGCATGGATTCCACCCATGCCGCCCACAGATTTAATATTTGATGATGGAGAGCCATTGGAAACTAATCAACATCGGGTAGCGATGAATGTGTTGATTCGCTCCTATCAACAATATCGTGGTGCGGATACCGACTTCTATGTCGGTGGCAATATGTTTATTTACTACAGCACCACCCAAGTTAAGAATCGGGATTTTAGGGGACCAGATTTCTTTGTAGCATTGGATGTCGAAGGTCAGCGCGATCGCCTTGGCTGGGTAGTCTGGGAAGAAGAGGGGCGTTATCCTGACATCATCATTGAATTGATGTCTCCCAGTACAGCAAATGTCGATCTAGGCTTAAAAAAGCAGTTGTATGATCGCGTGTTCAAAACTCAAGATTATTTTGTTTACAATCCCTTTGACCCAAATTCATTACAGGGTTGGCATCGAAATAGCACCTATGAGGCGATCGCCCCAGATGAGCGCGGTTGGCTGTGGTGCGAGTCCTTGGGGTTATGGCTAGGCACTTGGCAAGGCACGATTGACCGTGAGACTTTAACTTGGTTACGCTTTTATGATCAATCAGGAGCTTTAGTGTTATTGCCTGAAGAAGCAGCACAGCAACGTGCAGAGACTGAGGCTCAACGGGCTGAGGCTGAGGCTCAACGGGCTGAGGCTGAGGCTCAACGGGCAGAGATTGAGGCTCAACGGGCTGAGACTGAGAGACTTAGGGCTGAAAGGTTGGCGGCACGACTAAGAGAGTTGGGTGAAGATCCTGATAGTTTGTAA